One Drosophila virilis strain 15010-1051.87 chromosome 5, Dvir_AGI_RSII-ME, whole genome shotgun sequence DNA window includes the following coding sequences:
- the Snap29 gene encoding synaptosomal-associated protein 29: MANNYLEPVNNHFDIDKFADVDDDLFLRNTRASANNRAQRSTNPFEDDDEESTSSSIAAQRQAYAEKRREIEQRTLESTQKSLGLLYEAEDAGKATAVELARQREQLEKTSNQLDEINSTLRFSQRHLNGLKSVFGGLKNYLSGNRDVPTAAASPTGSQMSQEANYNANATGGGAIPKQPMSPTERYDNHPVSRMRDDASSYNQRQAQAQQRAANPFQHQLESNLDEMCDNLSRLKFLATDLGTEIESQNGLLDNMNYKIESVDINLTKQNKEINKLMKK; encoded by the exons TTATCTGGAGCCAGTGAATAATCATTTTGATATAGATAAATTTGCGGACGTAGACGATGACTTGTTTTTGAGAAACACGCGAGCGAGTGCCAACAACAGGGCACAACGCAGTACGAATCCATTTGAAGATGATGACGAGGAGTCCACATCTTCGTCAATAGCAGCTCAGAGGCAGGCCTACGCGGAGAAACGCAGAGAAATTGAGCAGCGCACGCTAGAATCAACACAAAAGAGTTTGG GTCTGCTCTACGAAGCCGAAGATGCGGGCAAAGCAACGGCAGTGGAGTTGGCCAGGCAACGGGAACAACTGGAGAAGACCTCAAATCAATTGGATGAAATTAACTCCACCCTGCGTTTCAGTCAGCGTCATTTGAATGGATTGAAAAGTGTTTTTGGCGGCCTGAAGAACTACTTGTCTGGCAATCGTGATGTTCCCACGGCTGCTGCCTCGCCCACTGGCAGTCAAATGTCACAGGAGGCCAACTACAATGCCAATGCGACGGGAGGTGGCGCCATACCAAAGCAGCCCATGTCACCAACAGAACGCTATGATAATCATCCGGTTAGTCGTATGCGCGACGATGCCAGTTCCTACAATCAGCGCCAGGCTCAGGCGCAGCAGCGGGCCGCCAATCCCTTCCAGCACCAGTTGGAATCGAATCTCGATGAAATGTGTGACAATTTGTCACGGCTTAAGTTCTTGGCAACCGATCTGGGCACGGAAATCGAGTCACAGAACGGATTGTTGGACAACATGAACTATAAGATCGAAAGCGTAGACATAAATCTGACCAAACAGAATAAGGAAATTAATAAGCTGATGAAGAAGTGA